In Kutzneria kofuensis, the DNA window CAGACCGTTCGGAAAGGACCATTCCTCACGTTCAACGTCAGGAATGGTCCTTTCACCCAGCACCGGGCCGGCGTCTACCGCCACTCCCGCCTCGCGTCAACCCCGGACCGCTCGGAACGGACCATTTTCAAACTCCGAGTTGAGGAATGGTCCGTTCCGAGCGTCGGTGGGGTCAGCGCAGCGAGCGGTTGATCTTGCGGATCAGGCCGGGGCCCTCGTAGATGAAGCCGGTGTAGACCTGCACGAGGTCGGCGCCGGCGTCGATCATCCGCTGTGCCGAGTCGGGGTCGAAGATGCCGCCGACACCGATGATCGGCAGCCGGCCGCCGGTTTCCTTGTGCACCAGGCGGACCACCTCCAGTGCACGGGCCGCCAGCGGCCGGCCGGACAGGCCGCCGGTCTCCTCGGCCTTGGCTCGGTCCGACGCGGCGAGGCCGTCCCGGCTCAGGGTCGTGTTGGTGGCGATCACGCCGCTGATCTCGTGCTCGCCGCAGACCTCCAACAGCTCGCCGATGGCGCTGTCGGTGAGGTCGGGGGCGATCTTCACCAGCAGCGGCCGGTTGTCGGCGTTCTCCTCCTGGATGCCGGCCAGCAGCTCGTTGAGCGCCGCCCGGTCCTGCAGCGAGCGGAGGCCGGAGGTGTTGGGGGAGCTGATGTTCACGGCGAAGTAGTCGCCGTGCCGGCCGAGCACCCGCATCGAGTGCCGGTAGTCCTCGACGGCCCGCTCGACCGGCGTGACCTTGGACTTGCCGAGGCTGATGCCCAGCGGCACCGGCAGCGGCCCGAGCCGGTCCAGCCGGTCCGCAAGCGCTTGCGCGCCCCGGTTGTTGAAGCCCATCCGGTTGATCACGGCCTCGCTGTCGGGCAGCCGGAACAGCCGCGGCCGGTCGTTGCCCGGCTGCGCGTGCCGGGTGACGGTGCCGACCTCCACGAAGCCGAAGCCCAGCGCCGGCCACGCCGGCAGCGCGACGCCGTCCTTGTCCATGCCCGCGGCCAACCCGACCGGGTTCGGGAAGTGCACGCCGAACACCGTGCGCGGCGCCACCACGCCGTACCGGGCGCGCAGCGCCGACAGCACCGGCGGCATCGCGGCGACCCGCCGCAGCACGGTCATCGTGCGCTCGTGGGCCACCTCGGGGTCGCCCCCGCCGAACCGGAACAACGTCCTGCGGACCAGCTGCTTGTACACCACGGGCCCTATCGTGCCTGGTCACGGCGGGCACGCGAACGGTGGCCACCGGTGGTGTGACGCAGCCGACGCCGCGAGTAGCCTGGATCGTCGTGCCCGGTTGAGGAACTGCCGGGGAATGCCCGGGACGACGAGGGGGTGTTCGACGTGTCGTACCAGAGCCTGCCGCCGGCGGCGGCGCGGCTGTACCGGCTGCTCGCCATGCATCCCGGGGCCGACTTCGACGCTGACCTGGCCACCGCGCTCGATCCGGACGGCGAGGAGCTGCTGACGACGCTGGCGAAGGCCGGTCTGCTGCGGGCCTCGCACGGCGACCGCTACTCGTTCAGCTCGCTCGCCCAGGGGCACGCCCTGCAGCAGCTGCACCGCACCGACAGCGCGGCCGAGCAGCTCGCGGCGCTGCGCGCCATGGTGTGGTGGTACGTCGACCGCGCGATCGCCGCCGACAAGGTGATTTCCGCGCAGCGGTGGCGGTTGAGCGAGCGCTACGCGGACGTGCCGGCCTTCGACGGCGACGACGCCGAGGCGATGGACCTGCTGGAGCCGGACCGCGCCAACTTCGTGCAGGTGGCGACCGCCGCGTACGAGTCCGAAATGGACGATGCCGTGCTGGCGCTGGCGGAGGCGTTGTGGGGCCTGTACTTCCACCGCCAGCTGTACGCGGACTGGAAGACCGTCAACGAGGTCGCGGTGCGGGCGGCCGTGCGTCGCGAGGACAAGCGGGCCGAGGCGCGGATGCGCTGCCAGCTGGGGTTCCGCCACTACGCGCTGGACGATTTCGCCGCCGCCAGGGCGGAATTCGTCGCCGCCGTGGCGGTCGAGCCGGCCGATCACCCTCGGGGGCTGGCCACCGACCTGGAGTCGCTCGCCCTGGCCCACTTCAGCCTGGGTGAGCACGCCGAGGCCCTGGACTGTATCGAGCGGGCGATTCCCCTTGCCCCGCAGGACCAGCAGCGGGCGCTGCTCAGCCACCACCGGGCCCGCGTCCTGTCCGCGCTCGGCCGCTACGACGAGGCGTTCGCCGGCCTCGGCGCGGCGCTGAAGCACACGCAGGACAAGGGTGATCGCTA includes these proteins:
- a CDS encoding quinone-dependent dihydroorotate dehydrogenase — encoded protein: MVYKQLVRRTLFRFGGGDPEVAHERTMTVLRRVAAMPPVLSALRARYGVVAPRTVFGVHFPNPVGLAAGMDKDGVALPAWPALGFGFVEVGTVTRHAQPGNDRPRLFRLPDSEAVINRMGFNNRGAQALADRLDRLGPLPVPLGISLGKSKVTPVERAVEDYRHSMRVLGRHGDYFAVNISSPNTSGLRSLQDRAALNELLAGIQEENADNRPLLVKIAPDLTDSAIGELLEVCGEHEISGVIATNTTLSRDGLAASDRAKAEETGGLSGRPLAARALEVVRLVHKETGGRLPIIGVGGIFDPDSAQRMIDAGADLVQVYTGFIYEGPGLIRKINRSLR
- a CDS encoding tetratricopeptide repeat protein; translation: MSYQSLPPAAARLYRLLAMHPGADFDADLATALDPDGEELLTTLAKAGLLRASHGDRYSFSSLAQGHALQQLHRTDSAAEQLAALRAMVWWYVDRAIAADKVISAQRWRLSERYADVPAFDGDDAEAMDLLEPDRANFVQVATAAYESEMDDAVLALAEALWGLYFHRQLYADWKTVNEVAVRAAVRREDKRAEARMRCQLGFRHYALDDFAAARAEFVAAVAVEPADHPRGLATDLESLALAHFSLGEHAEALDCIERAIPLAPQDQQRALLSHHRARVLSALGRYDEAFAGLGAALKHTQDKGDRYNEGRVLASIGETFLRTGEPAKAAAELGRALAAMVEKRRMFQEAVVRGLLSQAHEQLGDRAAALDEARKAHAILHVLEHPREPVARQRLDELS